Proteins found in one Triticum aestivum cultivar Chinese Spring chromosome 4D, IWGSC CS RefSeq v2.1, whole genome shotgun sequence genomic segment:
- the LOC123099656 gene encoding UDP-xylose transporter 3-like: MKPFKHKPFDARTVMGFGVLNGILIGLLNQSLGFNSVGFYQSKSSALVGSSFLILQRTRQKIYRVLGWLRRFDKRHK, from the exons ATGAAGCCCTTTAAGCACAAACCTTTCGACGCAAGGACTGTCATGGGATTTGGAGTGCTCAATGGCATCTTAATTGGACTTCTCAACCAGAGTCTAGGTTTCAACTCTGTTGGTTTCTATCAG AGCAAGTCGAGCGCATTAGTTGGATCCAGCTTCTTGATATTGCAGAGGACTCGTCAAAAG ATATACAGGGTTCTCGGCTGGCTGCGAAGATTTGACAAGAGGCACAAGTAA